TGGACAAACTGAAAAAACTGGTTGCAATGAAATCCACTATAGTGGAGTCTCACTGTAGTGAGTctgttctgtgaaaaaaaaaaacctgacttcACTGCAAAAGGATTCCATTGTATACTGGCCCAGAAGTTACAAAATTCAGGCATGTAATTGCATACACCAGATGCACACAATTACTGGGATTGCAGCTAACCAGGACTTGCAAATGACCAAATCTAGTTGTTTGGGAGCACAATTACCCAATCCGCACTCCCAATGGCAGATTTATGGAGGCATAAAGGTCAGTTACTCCCTGAAATCCAGTAGGAATTGGGCACCTAAACTGCCCttggtacttttaaaaatctaaccCCTAACTTCTAAGGTACATCTTACTGCTCTTTGGAGGGGAGACTGGCTGCTGGCAACAAAGGACCACaatttaattactttttaattaaattgTTAATTAAAAGGTCAAAGAGTGAAAtgcttgcaagctgcatggaaactatttaaaaataccatAATAGAGACTcgaactaaatgtataccccaaataaaataataataaataaaataaaataataataaataaaataataataaataataatgataaaaaacAGTCTGTCTGGTCCATCCCCAGTGCCTACTAAAGTATTTTCTATGAACAGTATTTTCCCCCCACCTTTTTTGTGATGACTATAGTTGTAGCTGATGGCTCCATATTCCATTCCCAATGCTCCCCAAAGCATTCATTCCCCCATCTGATAAGCAGCTGTTTATCGTCATTGCTGGTCCAGATCATAGATCCATTTCTGGTGGCACAAAGAAGCTGGAAAATTGAAAGCTCTAGACCACTGCATGGGGGAATCCTTGAATGGCTTTGAGCCACTGCATGGCTCCTATGCCACTTACCCTTCTAGCCCCTGGTATAGAGACATGCCTGTGTGAAAGAGGACATAGCCAGGCCATCTGTGCACGCTGGGCATGATCCTTGGCTGCAGGAACAGCCCTTAGGGGTCTGTTGATGACTGGCACAAAATACAGCAGTCCTGAGGCTGCTCTGTTTTATGTCAGGGAGCTGCCGATGTTCGACACCTTTGGCAATCAGGCCACTTCCATTTCGGTACCTATAGATGAACTGAGGAGTCTCACATTGAGACATGCAAGTTTGAAAATTGTAGACTTGAGGAGCGGTTTTCCAAGGCACAAATGGGAGGTAAGCATCCAACTCCGCTGACTGCCATGGGAGTTTGGTGCCCAGGTgacctttgtgcctttgaaagtctTCCTCTTGGAATTTAGACTACAACATTTAAAACAAGTGCCATATATTGCATGCATGTTTCGGAAGCGCCGTCCATAGACTTTCCAGTGCTAAGGAGATCAGCACACCAGGCTCAAAACACTGTCTGCTCCTGCCTTCTCAAAAGTTGCTTTTCCATGGGGCTTTTTACCTGTTTGAGCACCTGGTTCTCGATTCTGTGCCCTAGGAGACACTCTCACCCTGGTCTCTGAATCTGTTGCAGGATCACAAGATGTTAGCTTGCCCGCGGGCTGTCCTTGTGAggaagggacctgtaacacatGGCAATAGTTGTATTAGTTACAAACTGATGGGAAGAACTGCCAATGCCTTTATTGCTAGAGACATTGCCTTCTCCTAAGGCAGTGAAAAAAcctggtgccctgctccagcctggcaatGGGTATAACTGCAAAGATGCACATCTGCCCTGGAAAACATCAGATAGGGGACTCTGTGTATTTGTGGGACTTTGCCACAGAGCCTCATGTCCCCTACGCACAGATTCAGCAGAGGAGTGGCAGGCGCAGTCTCTCAATGCACCTTAATCCTAACCCAGAGGAATAAAACCCTTAGGCTTAGAGGGTAGTTACTTTCCATGGACCATTCGGTCCTGGGTTTCCTCTGAGACTGAGAGCAAGGACGCTGACCAGTGCCAGTTGCGGGGTCGTTTTGCAATGTGCAAATCTGTCCACTAGGGACAGGACTGGCACCACCAATCTGTTTCACACACTGTGGGCCACAGTAGAGCCATCAGGTCAGAACTTTCAGCAATAGTGGTGATGCTCATTTTAAACTGCGATCAGCCCAGCAAGCTGACTGCTGACCACGGCCTCCCTGCGGAGGAAAAGCAGAAGCCAGTGTAAGATGTACTCACCAAAGGTACTACAGGGGCCTCTTGCTCTTTGGCACTGAACTGCTCAGTCTTGTTGCCGATTTGCAACAGTTTGGCCGcagggagctggctgcaggctaGTTGGGAGTTCTCATGCTCTGCTCTTGGCAGCACGCTGGAGCTCTGGCCTATCTCATGAGTGGGGCTTTCCATGGGGATTGGACTTGTACTGTCAACCTCACGCTGTTTGGGGGATTTGTGCCAGCTGGCAGGTTTCAGGCTTTCACTCCTTCTGCCATAATCTGACAGGTCCAGAGGTGTGTCCAGGAGACAGTCTCTTGCTGCCTCTACCTTCTCCCTTTGCTCCACGTTGTCCCTGTTTATCCAAACAACTTTCCCTTCTACAGGTTCCTCCAGGTACGACCTCTCTTCTTTGCACCCCATGGTCAGCTGCGGGGAAAGCTGCCTTTCCTCAGGAGCAGCTGGATCTGGAGTTGCATTTTGGTTGCTTTCTGTCCTGGCCCTGAATCCTTGCTGATGCTCTTGTGCCAGGAGATACTGGAGCCCCTCTCTGTGCTTAAGAAATGGAAGCCTCCCCTCCAAATGCTGGTCCCGCATGtacaccacagctccagggagttCTAAAATGGCGGCCTGATCTTCCCATTCCTCCTGCAGCCTTGTTCTGTCTTCAGTCTCTCTGGCCTGTAGCAAGTGGCTTGGCAAGCTGTTGTCCCTATCTGCAGAAGCACTGTTACTCCTGAGTCCAAATTGGTGCAGAGAGAAATGTTTGTTAAGGAGGCAGAGCTGCTCCTGCCTGGTGGTCAGCTGTAGAGTTCCATAGGATGAAGTGGCTTTGTGGGAATCTGGTTTGTTTGTTCTTAAGCAACTAAATgaaacaaacgaacaaacaaaaataatcaaacaCATCAAAGGCAAGTTTCCAGGTGGGTCACCTCACCATCACAGTGTCCCTTTTTAGCACCTGGTTTCCATGTGCTGCCACTGATTGGCCAGATACGCTGCTGATGTAAACTTGCATAGctttgttgaaatcaatggagctctgCCAGTTTACACTGGCAGAAAACGATACGTTGGAGCAAAGTGTGCACGCTCACTTTTGCACACATACGGTAGGTCATGCATACAGTAATTACATCTGTGCAAAATCTGCATTTGGGTGTGCAAAGCAAGTAGCTGGGTGCACAACTATGCTGTCAGCATGTCTGCAAAAATGGGTGTGTGCCTACTGGCTGTAGATGGGTCAATCAGTTCTGCACTAAAACTCCTGTGATGGCCTCCATCTTGTCTGCCACACCAAGGATTGAAAGAGGGACCTCCAGAAACAAGCGGCTCCAGCGTGAGCTAACGCGCCAAGTCTCTCTAGCTGGCTCAGAGCCTCTATGGACAAAGAACACCAGGGGGTTACACAGACATTAACAAGTGGAGCCCAGTTGAAGATAGAGCTTTAGGCTGCCAAAACCTGACAGTTTTACATTGCTGATAGAGTCTTTCCTCCTTCCTTCAACATACGTTCTTGTAGAGTTTTACAGCCACATTTAAAGACGCTCGAACAATGGCTGTGTTCAGAAAACCCTTTCTATATAAATTGTTTGTTACTATTCCTCGGCATTTGGAGGAGTCTGTAGGTCTCACTCAGCCCTGATTGccactaaagttaatgggaaGTGAGGAGCTCAGATGTTACTGTGACCAGCGCCACAGAAAAGCCAATTGGATTAGTTAAGGAGCAGTGGGGAtctctgcccagtgctcaaatcaaacattttttttccttatgtGGTGATCTCTGCAATTCTCAGTGCTGGCCAATCGCAGAAGGCTAGAGATCCTTTGACAGACTGTTCTTTAGGGGCCTGATTGTCCTCTCATttgccctggtgtaaatcaggagtaaactCATTAAGGTTGAAGGAACAATAACAACATAGCATAAGAACCAGGCTCCCGGTGTTTTCTGCTTGGAATAGTTGCAGAAAATAGTGGGAATCTCATGAAAAAGtctgttcttgtgagatttccagcctGGTTTGCTGGAGTCAAGAGGTTTGGAGGTCTTATCCAAGCCTAAGCTCCAAAATTTGTGCGGACTGGATCTTCGTGGTTCAAAGACCATGGTGGGGCTTATGTGCTGGCTGGAAGAACTGGCTTGTGATGGAGAgagaaaagcaaagagaaaacCCACCAGTAACACAACAGctgcttgatccaaagccctggaagtcaatggggattcttccattgatttcaataggctcTGGATCAGGCTCAAGGAGACCGTGATGTTGGAGATGTATCAATACTGAGATGGTGCTACTCACGCCTCACGGCTGGGGCTGCGCTCACGCTCCAGGAACAGTGAGATTTTTCTTGCTGGTGGTGACGTTGCTCTCCTGGCAGAGATTTTTTCAGGGAGGCACGGTCTGGAGCCAGGTCTCACCAAAGCGATGGTTCCATGCAGCTGGTTAGCTATCCTCTGGGAAgtctaaaggcagaggagaaaAGTTTGCATCTCCGGGACTATTGGGCTTAAAGCTCAGCTTGGTCTAAAGGGCTCTCAGAAATGATCCCCAGGTGAAAGAAGCCTAGCTGACTAGAGAACAATGACAGCAGAAAACTCTGCTTATTAGTGGTCTTCGTTAGTGAGGCTACATTTTGTCTTATCCATTTACATTCAAGAGGTGATAAAAATGAGTTGCTACGTTTCCAATGAACAGCTGACTGCTTCTTCAATACGGTGTTggaattttaaataataatcaGCCACGTATTTCCCCAAGATGGCTCCATTCCAACATAGCATCATGTTTTTCAGCAAGTCCTAATTTATTCCTTATTTTCCAGCTGCATTGACTTATGGAGCAGGAAGTCATGTAACTTGTCTAAGATCCAGGCAGGAGTCAGTGGCTTAGCCGAGATCGGTCAGTTGCCCAGTCCTTTGGTCAAACCATTAGACCCTATTTGCATGAGCTTACAGCATCCATTTGCTTCACTGGTTTATTTCCGGGGGCAGGCTCCTATTCTGTGGCCAGTACAGAATGATCTTTCTGCTGCTATAAACAGGCTCTGAATAAGCCCTTACTCGACATTTTTGCCTACCCACTTTCTGATGCCACCAACTTCTACTGTTTATCTTCATTAACTACTCTCACAGCCCACCTGCAGCCTCAGCAAAACCCCTTTCACTTGCTGTTTCATATTTATATGGAGTTCAGATCACTGGTTCCAGTGGCAGAATTAAGCACGTGTGTGTCTGAGTTCCCATCATGAGACCCAATGCTATGGCCCCTGAGCTATGGAGGCACGACATCTGGCACTCCATCCCACTCCGGGTCCCTCGGCTGAAATGCACTTTCAGTTTCAAAGGGGTGGAAGGTTAGGAAAGACGCAAGCTCAAAACCGACAGAGGCAGGGATTCCTTGTCACCCTGAAAATATTCCACAGGATAAGGCTTTATGCAAATATGGGCCTGTGGAATACCCCTATGGTTCAGTCCTAAGAGATTTCTCCAGCTACCTTTTTGCAAATATGGGCCTGTGGAATACCCCTATGGTTCAGTCCTAAGAGATTTCTCCAGCTACCTTTTTAAGAGGGGAGTTAGTGTGATTTGAAAAGGAACGAATGCGGTCACAGGATAATGATCAACTGCTGTTGCTAGGCATGTTCTGAGGATCCTAGGGAATATAAATGTGAAAGCAAAGCTGGGACTTTATCAGCAGGAGACATGACAGGAGATTGGTTCTCTTTCCAGTTCTGCCAGTGATGTACCGGGTGActgtggcaagtcacttcaccccacATGCCTCCATTTCATTCCTCGTCCCATCCCTTTCACAGCTTATCCAGCATCAGGTCCCCATGGGAACGATGCCCAACTTGATGAGGACAGATTGACAGTGCTAAGTATCCCCAACGGGACTCTTACCATTTCCAGAGCATGTGCTTCATGGAGAACGGCACTTGGAGAAATCCTACTGCCTAGAGAACATCTCTGGCCTGCAGACGTCTCTGAAAACAAAGGCGATAGCCGGTCATTGCGAAAGCTGTGCAGAGTTCCTTTGCGGCTGCCCTGCGTTGTTTCCCATTTGTTTCATCTGCACATGGCGCTGTAATGCAGCGGCCTAAAAAGTCTGGCCAACCAGTCTGATAACTGGGATATTAATCAGCACATTGCAGCTATAAAAAGCTGGCAGGGCACCAAGTGCTTCCTAAGTAAGATTTCTAGCTATTTGGAGCCAAATTTTCTGTCAGACTCAAGCCAGCCCCTGAATTTGTATGCGCGATTGCATGTGCAACTGACAATGGGGGCAGGGTAGGGGGAAGGAATACAATGTGCTTTGTGTGTGCAAATCAGCTGCCTGGTTTGTTGTGCAAAAGGCTGCCTGCACATTAATGGGAGTGTGCCCAGTGTGGAGGGGGTTACAATCAGCAGCACGCGTAACAGTGGCATGTGGATTTGGAGGCCAATGCTGAAAAGGGAAGCTTTTTGTCTCACTTTTGATTCCAGATGGAGCCCTAGAGGCTCTCTGCAAGGAGGCTGCCAGAATAAAGGGAAAAGACTCGCCCTTCCCACACATCATCTGCGATGGATGACACTGGAGCACCTCAGGAGAATATTTTCCTCCAAAGCACAGTAGCTCATGTATTATTTGATATGCAATTCCATGCAAACCAGGTATCATGCTCTAGATTAATGTCCTTCCTGGGGTTCTGATGATTTTGGCTTTTGCTCCCGTTTGATGTAGTCAGAATCCTTTGCTAGAATAACTCACTGCTCCAGCCCAGTCATTGGTCCCTACACCCCCTATACTGGAGCCAGCAGAATATACCTTCTCCCAACTGTTGGCCAGGCTGTTCATGATACTCTTCTTCTGCTTCTCTGCTAGTTGCTTTGCCTGTGCTGGGTGTCCGGCTTACTGAGGAGAGTAAAGCCAATGGTGAGTCCGGGATGGAGCTGCTGTCTCTGGGGAGGGCTCTTTGGTGCTTTGATCTCTCACTGTTGCAATGAAAAGGAAGCAAATGATTGGAAAAAGAAATGAGGTGGGAACCACCAGTTTGAAGGCTGTCCTGGCGCGAGCTCTGAGCACCAGTGTTTCATCTTAACGGAATGTGCAACAACTCAAGAGCCCTGGGAAACAAGGTGATGGGGCTTCCTGAGCATTCACGGAAACATCTTCTTCCGTTTCAGCTCATCACAACTAAATTTCATGCTGAGGTTTGCTCTGAATCAATATGTCATCCTGGGCCACCCAGAAGTGAGGGCAAAAtgggcagtttgccccaggctGTCTGTTTCAGAGGACTCCCAAAGTgatggaggtgtggccaggccaaatttgagtgagacTCATTGCGACCTGGCACATGGGGTTTCAGTGCCACTCAAGTTTGGCACCTGCCATCAACTTGCCCTCCCCGGACAGGCCCAGATTCCTCTGTCACCGCCATTAGCCTCATCATGCTGAGCCTGAGGTGACTTACCAGGCCGAGAACCTGGAGgtaggagcagggtcaggggctggggaTACCACTCGCAACAGTGCTGGAGCTCAGGGAGAGGTGGGACCAGGAGTGGCCCCCAGCCTGAACACAGGGCAgtctccccatccccacagggAAGgcagtgaccccacacacctggGCTTTCTCTGACCTtccatcctctcccttccccttttcTTCAACTCTTTCATATCCATGGCAACGTTTttgtaagggtgtgtgtgtgggggtgtgtgtgtgtttcagtttCAGATTTTTCCCTAGGCACCCCaaaaccccagtgcagccctgacaCCATCTCAAAGCAAAACTCAGTTGACGCAGCTGAGTTTCCTCTTTCTGCTATGCAAAATTTCATGGGAAGCCATGACATTGGTGTGGATTCAGTGCAGACCAACGACTGGCCCATGTGCTCTCAAAGTTCTGTGACAAACTTGGTAACTCTGGCAGGGGTTTCAGTTTAGCCATATACGTCCCCAGCACAGGGAGGTTTGGCAACAAACTTTTGCATAGCTCTAGTTCAGTAAGTCAAGCTAGTTCCAAGTCTAGAAACCTCTGCAGTCATTTGAGAGATGCTAGATACGAGAATTCGTGTTAAACTGAGGAAATGTTTGGGTTCCAAAGCAAGCATGTTTCTCTACTGATCTCTTTGTGATAATTTCTATAGACTTTAAATTCCTCAGGAATGAGCTGATATGTATATACTGGCTAACCTGACATGTTACTTGGGTTTCACCAAAGCACTCTGCTAGGTTACTACTTATAGCAAACATCCTCTCCTCTCCTAATCCCTCCTGATTCTCTTTCTCACAGTTCATTTTCCCACGTGAAATGTGATCCGTTCCCTGCAGATCCATGCTAATGGATCAGCATTCTGCCTTTAAACCAATGTCCCAATGGCTTTGCCAAGAGGTGTTAGATCTAGATAGGTGTCTGTACAGATTTACTCAGTGTGTGAACGGTGATGAAGCTGGTGATAATAAAAACCAAGAGTAAAATCCTGCCCCCATTGAACTcactgacaaaactcccatttcacatcagtggggccaggatttcaccccacatAATTAGTACGTTAGCAGCAGTGCACTATGTGCATGCCAGGCATGTAACGAGTGCCATTTGGTCCTCAAGGCTCCGAGACAAGGGGTTCAGCAGACACTTGCAGTCAGAGTAGGGGTTCATTCTCCCATTCACTAGTGGGCAATCACTGTTCAGTCAAAGAACCAGACCAAAGGGGACCCTGGGTCAGGAAATTCCCTGAACTCTCCATGATCCCCCTCTCCATTTCACCCCATGACATCACCAGTGCCAAGCATCAATCCTGCCTGGTTCCAATAAGGCTGAAGATGAAGAGGCCTCTATTATATGCAGGTGGACAGATGGGTGAGGGAAGGAACAAGAAGCTCATACTAGGAAGTTGAATAAAAACAATGGTGCAGACTGTACAGGCATCTCCACTCCCTTGGCCAGGAGGTTCTCATACTGGGCTGGCTCAACAGTGTCCAGGGTAGTGCCAGAGTCTTAGGGGAACCATCTGGCCAGCTCTACACCACCCAGTGAGTTAAACCCAGAACAGAGCTTACTCCAGGCTCCGTAGCCTCTTCAGTTCTTCcttcagatttttattttcttccttcaGCCTGTTCATTTCATTCGCTGCAGAGAGAGATAGTGAGTGCGGCAGGTTAGGGTTCAGACATGGTCTTAGCAGGAGATGATCCTTCCAGGAACCGGCAGTAACTAGGAAATGCAGGCTGACTCCTATTAGTAAACAGCATCTCCTCTCCATGAAAGCCCCTGCTTCCCCCAGGAGCTCACCCTCATACCGATGGCACCCTTTGCTGTAAAGTACAGGTACCTGCCTCTTTGCAATGGTAGTTAAGGCATGGGCTTGCTGTGCAACGTGGGTATGAAAGTATGTGAAGTGTGATAAGGAATTCCTCTCAGTTTACTCTGGGTGGGTCTTTGGGATGAGACCTTAAAACAGAGACCTGCTTTGTCTACCAGGACAAAGagccagatttccaaaggagtctcaactccctttccttctcccaaAGAACTCTGGGATCATTAGGGTGAAAAGTGCTTCTTTGGATTGCTACAAGCCAAGCGGCAATGAAGGGTAGAGAGGACAGACAGCTACAGTACAGAGGAGATATATGACCAACCAGTGCCTGGCTTTTACACCTCTGTGCAGAAGTGACACCTGAGGTACAGGGAGCGAGGAAGATCAAACTCATAATAAGGAAATAAACATGCAGTTGCTGATGCTTTCCTCTTTCTTCCAAaggcaaagcaaaacaaaataccaCAATCCCCAGGGAtagcagagacagagagaaaaatacCCTTGGCTTGTGCAGTGCTCATGTGTTGCCAAAGACTCAGGAGAAGATTAATCATACGTGTTGCTTGATTTTCCTTTACcagtgcagagctgctgctgtgtatttCCTGTAGTCTCCAGAGTGTTGCCTCAACCTTGCCAAATGGATCTTTTTATAAGTGGCTGATGTTGCCTGGCCCATATGCACGTGCTGTAGCAAAGTCCAGTGTTGAAATCTCTTTGATAAAATCTCTAGTGTTTATCGGAAATGTTGTATcagagggggtagctgtgttagtctggatctgtaaaagcagcaaagagtcctatggcaccttatagactaacagacgtattggagcatgagctttcgtgggtgaatacccacttcgtcagatgcatgacgtattcacccacgaaagctcatgctccaatacgtctgttagtctacagggtgccacaggactctttgctgcttttataggaaATGTTGATTTTCCTAGGCCAGATGTTCAGATCTGTACCCCCCGACATGTGCCCATTGGACATGTGCCCCCAGGATTGCACATGTGCCTGAATGATCCACAGACCCGTAAGGGGCAAAAGCGCAAAATGCCAGCAGGGCAAAGCTTAAGGTCTATTTAGCCTCTGTACTTACTGAGGATGAAGATGTGTTGGAGACTCTGGAAGTGGGAGTGCTCATACTCATTCTGCTTCTTCTTGGCGAGCTCCTGGGCAACCATGCATCTGTCACAGAGACCTGCTCTCAACcttaacaaaaaaacccagagccAAGAAGCTAAGTTATCCATGCATGGATATATGAGCAAATGAAACTGAATCCCACCTGCACTCGAAGGCAGATCTACAGCATCAGGACAAAGTCGAAATCTGGCATTCATTACACCATGACAGTGATATGCTGGGCAAAAATCCACACGTCTAGTTTAGT
Above is a genomic segment from Gopherus flavomarginatus isolate rGopFla2 chromosome 11, rGopFla2.mat.asm, whole genome shotgun sequence containing:
- the RBBP8NL gene encoding RBBP8 N-terminal-like protein isoform X1, with the translated sequence MQATAGGVERERGAVTQRLNDKKTNNFELDAEDSHTRKACGKTLNMATESFADFLNKLKEIHEKEVLGLQTKLTELTTEKCRDAQRIEELFAKNHQLREQQKILKENVKVLENRLRAGLCDRCMVAQELAKKKQNEYEHSHFQSLQHIFILTNEMNRLKEENKNLKEELKRLRSLDERSKHQRALPRDSSSIPDSPLALLSSVSRTPSTGKATSREAEEEYHEQPGQQLGEETSAGQRCSLGSRISPSAVLHEAHALEMTSQRIANQLHGTIALVRPGSRPCLPEKISARRATSPPARKISLFLERERSPSREACLRTNKPDSHKATSSYGTLQLTTRQEQLCLLNKHFSLHQFGLRSNSASADRDNSLPSHLLQARETEDRTRLQEEWEDQAAILELPGAVVYMRDQHLEGRLPFLKHREGLQYLLAQEHQQGFRARTESNQNATPDPAAPEERQLSPQLTMGCKEERSYLEEPVEGKVVWINRDNVEQREKVEAARDCLLDTPLDLSDYGRRSESLKPASWHKSPKQREVDSTSPIPMESPTHEIGQSSSVLPRAEHENSQLACSQLPAAKLLQIGNKTEQFSAKEQEAPVVPLVPSSQGQPAGKLTSCDPATDSETRVRVSPRAQNREPGAQTEEDDAESVKQDSDEPDTSDSEAAATYEHETHHEEHAEGKHLCTVDKDEVLQKKRKRGQDPETKAHKKSVRGRRKIKAPEAPADAAEITKETEHNSPACGNDVFEEN
- the RBBP8NL gene encoding RBBP8 N-terminal-like protein isoform X2 codes for the protein MATESFADFLNKLKEIHEKEVLGLQTKLTELTTEKCRDAQRIEELFAKNHQLREQQKILKENVKVLENRLRAGLCDRCMVAQELAKKKQNEYEHSHFQSLQHIFILTNEMNRLKEENKNLKEELKRLRSLDERSKHQRALPRDSSSIPDSPLALLSSVSRTPSTGKATSREAEEEYHEQPGQQLGEETSAGQRCSLGSRISPSAVLHEAHALEMTSQRIANQLHGTIALVRPGSRPCLPEKISARRATSPPARKISLFLERERSPSREACLRTNKPDSHKATSSYGTLQLTTRQEQLCLLNKHFSLHQFGLRSNSASADRDNSLPSHLLQARETEDRTRLQEEWEDQAAILELPGAVVYMRDQHLEGRLPFLKHREGLQYLLAQEHQQGFRARTESNQNATPDPAAPEERQLSPQLTMGCKEERSYLEEPVEGKVVWINRDNVEQREKVEAARDCLLDTPLDLSDYGRRSESLKPASWHKSPKQREVDSTSPIPMESPTHEIGQSSSVLPRAEHENSQLACSQLPAAKLLQIGNKTEQFSAKEQEAPVVPLVPSSQGQPAGKLTSCDPATDSETRVRVSPRAQNREPGAQTEEDDAESVKQDSDEPDTSDSEAAATYEHETHHEEHAEGKHLCTVDKDEVLQKKRKRGQDPETKAHKKSVRGRRKIKAPEAPADAAEITKETEHNSPACGNDVFEEN